Part of the bacterium genome is shown below.
ATTACCAAAGTCAAGAACGCCGAGCAAGCGTTAATACAATCGGAAGAACAATATCGAACGCTAGTAAACAGTCTGCCCGATCATGTCTTCCGCATCGACCGTGATCTGAATTATATTTTTACTTCACCCGGCCTCAATACTATTGCAGGGGTTCCCGATGCAGAATTTGTGGGAAAACGAGTTGGTGGGGTTCTGCCGGATGGCCATTACACTGAACAATGGAGAAAAACCCTTCAACAAGTCTTTGAAACAGAGATAGAGCAACAAGTTGAAGTTAGTTTACCGGAAGCCATGGGAGGCAGAAGTTACCATTTTCGTGTTCTACCTGAACTTGTTGAGGGTAAGATTAAGACTGTTTTAGCCATTGGCCGCGATATCACCGACCTAAAGAAAGCGGAAGAAGAGCGGCTTGACCTACAATTGAAACTTGCTGATGCTCGTCAACAAGAAAGCATGGGTCTGTTGGCAGGCGGCATGGCGCACGATTTCAATAATCTTCTTGCCGCCATCGCCGGTTATACTGAATTAGCGCTGATAGAACTTCCGGAAGACTCTCTTGCAAGAACATATCTCGAACAAAACGAGATAGCTATTCAAAAGACAGCCGACCTCACAAAGCGATTATTAGCCTATGCGGGTAAATCACGACTCACCAAACAATCGGTTAACCTTTATGAAGCCATGAAGGAAGCTCTTGCTCTACAACCTAAGCTGCCTCACGATAATCTACAGATTAGAGGAACAATTAATGACGGGCTTCCTGAGATCGAAGCTGACCCAACGCAAGTCAAACAAGTAATCATGAACCTCGTCCAAAATTCATTCGAAGCATTAAAATATAACGAAGGCGCGATATTTATAGATATGGATGTTGTCCAGGCCGACGAAG
Proteins encoded:
- a CDS encoding ATP-binding protein; the encoded protein is ITKVKNAEQALIQSEEQYRTLVNSLPDHVFRIDRDLNYIFTSPGLNTIAGVPDAEFVGKRVGGVLPDGHYTEQWRKTLQQVFETEIEQQVEVSLPEAMGGRSYHFRVLPELVEGKIKTVLAIGRDITDLKKAEEERLDLQLKLADARQQESMGLLAGGMAHDFNNLLAAIAGYTELALIELPEDSLARTYLEQNEIAIQKTADLTKRLLAYAGKSRLTKQSVNLYEAMKEALALQPKLPHDNLQIRGTINDGLPEIEADPTQVKQVIMNLVQNSFEALKYNEGAIFIDMDVVQADEAFLKDFIGAPDLAPGRYISIIVGDDGPGIAPEILPKIFEPFFTTKFAGHGLGLSTVLAIMQAHGGGIKVESNPGALTVFTLIFPLNEEAISAKIQPLSGDKKDRDADTILIIDDESSLRSLTSEMLKHIGLKSLEAENSVQGLDLFRLNANQIAVVLLDLTIEKNKAEIIVREVHKLMPEIPIVIMSGYDEQEAEKRFTSHEMAGFLHKPFSIRELKKMLFKSMGRPH